In Emticicia oligotrophica DSM 17448, a genomic segment contains:
- a CDS encoding HlyD family secretion protein, giving the protein MSEESNHSEKLLRTNLMELLGGKGMGITDDLLKQEIIVPPTMPPVINNHGNNGNDGRMPELRSSEVNEVLSKPPAWLIRWGITVFFFVLVLMLAVTWFIRYPDLVRGNLKIVSQNLPKSVIAKTDGKLVKLLAIDGQIVQQGQKIAYLESTANHDEVLILNDLTDSLVNMTANDNLSAAYTAVIPTFFQLGELQKSYQVFQETFTRVKSFVGNGTYLQKRKMLENDFAQLNSLQSNLKNQLQNNQKDLALAEDELESQKRLQEKGYVSKNDYRQAMSKVLSKQQSNEQMLSSMKNNVMSQNQKQQEILELDKTIIEQKNALIQAMHTLKSDIEAWKQRYVAIAPTAGKVVLLTSLQENQLVKTGQELLYVLPNGEGYHGEMNIGQFNFGKVKRGQEIIVKLQSYPYEEYGTLRGQIQSISEIPKDSAYFVKVNFPKGLITSAYKTIPFRNGMTASGEIITEDKRLIERFFKEFIRIFER; this is encoded by the coding sequence ATGAGCGAGGAATCAAATCATTCAGAGAAATTACTCCGAACAAATCTGATGGAATTGTTGGGTGGGAAAGGTATGGGAATAACTGATGATTTATTAAAACAAGAAATCATTGTACCTCCTACTATGCCTCCTGTCATCAACAATCATGGAAATAATGGCAATGATGGAAGAATGCCCGAACTACGAAGCAGCGAGGTAAATGAAGTTTTGAGCAAACCACCTGCGTGGCTTATTCGATGGGGAATTACCGTTTTTTTCTTTGTTTTGGTGCTTATGCTGGCAGTTACTTGGTTTATTCGTTACCCTGATTTAGTTAGAGGCAATCTTAAAATCGTTTCACAAAATCTACCTAAATCTGTTATAGCAAAAACTGATGGAAAATTGGTAAAATTGTTGGCAATTGATGGTCAAATAGTGCAACAGGGGCAGAAAATAGCTTATTTAGAGAGTACGGCTAACCATGACGAAGTTTTAATTTTGAATGATTTAACTGATTCTTTGGTCAATATGACCGCTAATGATAACCTTTCTGCTGCTTATACAGCCGTGATTCCAACTTTTTTTCAATTAGGCGAACTACAAAAATCTTATCAAGTTTTTCAAGAAACATTTACCAGAGTTAAGTCTTTTGTTGGTAACGGTACTTATTTGCAAAAGAGAAAAATGCTCGAAAATGATTTTGCCCAACTAAATTCATTGCAGTCAAATCTGAAAAATCAATTGCAGAATAATCAAAAAGATTTGGCACTAGCAGAAGATGAACTTGAAAGCCAAAAACGACTACAAGAAAAGGGATATGTATCAAAAAATGATTATCGTCAAGCCATGAGCAAAGTACTTAGCAAACAGCAAAGTAATGAGCAAATGCTCAGTTCGATGAAGAATAATGTAATGTCTCAAAATCAAAAACAACAAGAGATTTTAGAATTAGATAAGACTATTATTGAACAAAAAAATGCCCTCATTCAAGCCATGCACACGCTCAAAAGTGATATTGAAGCATGGAAACAACGCTACGTTGCTATTGCTCCAACGGCAGGAAAAGTGGTTTTATTAACATCACTACAAGAAAACCAGTTAGTAAAAACAGGACAAGAATTACTCTATGTTTTACCTAATGGAGAAGGGTACCACGGAGAAATGAATATCGGTCAATTTAATTTTGGTAAAGTAAAACGTGGGCAGGAAATTATAGTAAAGCTTCAAAGTTATCCTTATGAAGAGTATGGTACACTACGAGGGCAGATTCAAAGTATTTCCGAAATCCCAAAAGACTCGGCTTATTTTGTTAAAGTAAATTTCCCTAAAGGATTAATAACTTCAGCCTATAAAACTATCCCTTTTCGTAATGGGATGACCGCATCAGGTGAAATAATTACAGAAGATAAAAGGCTGATAGAGAGGTTTTTTAAAGAATTTATCAGAATTTTTGAAAGGTGA
- a CDS encoding TolC family protein, producing MRQFVLLLIILPISLLGQTNIKFNLIQCINYAYKQNFDVKFKELRLKQSENTLEQSEKAIYPNLSGSFSQGINSGRSIDPFTNGFIQRTISSNSFGANANFTIFNGFSLKNQIIQNQYNAEADQVEIQRAKNELRIRITLAYMQVLMNQELSKIAQEQIQNIQSQYERVKALVNEGNMPKTNLIDLDAQLITAEYDALNAKNNIDVSKLSLAQLMAFPNFVAFDIENNSIEEKTVLLNDNYLQNILSGFYFQPIIKSAELRVRSANVGIKLAEAGKYPTVSLGAGVGSAYSSAAAKEYNYFNQLGFNLNQFARLSINIPIYTNGQVKGRITNAQINQRITETQLSQTKLQIKQEIEQAYLTAKIAQEKLKTAQKQVLAQQVAYDSAKDRYLEGLLHTIELNNYRINHEKAKSNLIQSKYEFYFRKIVLDYYIVK from the coding sequence ATGAGGCAGTTTGTTTTATTATTAATAATATTACCAATTTCGCTTTTAGGGCAGACAAATATAAAGTTTAACCTTATTCAGTGCATTAACTACGCCTACAAACAAAATTTTGATGTAAAATTTAAAGAGTTAAGATTAAAACAATCTGAGAATACTTTGGAGCAGTCAGAAAAAGCTATTTATCCAAATCTTTCAGGTTCGTTTTCGCAGGGGATTAATTCAGGTAGGAGCATTGACCCTTTCACCAACGGCTTCATTCAACGTACTATTTCTTCTAATTCGTTTGGTGCAAATGCTAACTTTACGATTTTCAATGGTTTTTCTCTCAAAAACCAAATTATTCAAAACCAATACAATGCAGAAGCAGACCAAGTGGAAATTCAAAGGGCAAAAAATGAATTACGAATCCGAATCACACTTGCTTATATGCAGGTGCTGATGAACCAAGAATTATCAAAAATTGCCCAGGAACAAATTCAAAACATCCAATCACAATATGAACGAGTGAAGGCATTGGTCAACGAAGGAAATATGCCAAAAACCAATTTAATTGATTTAGATGCACAACTCATCACTGCCGAATATGATGCCCTAAATGCCAAAAACAATATTGATGTTTCAAAACTCTCATTGGCTCAATTGATGGCGTTTCCGAATTTTGTAGCTTTTGACATTGAAAATAATTCGATAGAAGAAAAAACAGTTCTCTTAAATGATAATTACTTGCAAAATATTCTTTCTGGGTTTTATTTTCAACCAATTATAAAAAGTGCAGAATTAAGAGTAAGAAGTGCCAATGTAGGCATAAAACTCGCCGAAGCAGGTAAATATCCAACTGTTTCTTTGGGTGCAGGAGTTGGTTCGGCGTATTCGAGTGCAGCAGCGAAAGAATATAATTATTTCAATCAATTAGGCTTTAATTTGAATCAATTTGCACGTTTAAGTATAAATATTCCAATTTACACCAATGGGCAGGTTAAAGGACGAATTACAAATGCTCAAATCAATCAAAGAATTACTGAAACTCAGCTATCACAGACAAAACTTCAAATAAAGCAAGAAATTGAGCAGGCGTATCTGACTGCCAAAATTGCCCAAGAAAAGCTAAAGACTGCCCAAAAGCAAGTTTTAGCTCAACAAGTTGCCTATGATTCTGCCAAAGACCGCTATTTGGAAGGTTTACTTCATACCATCGAGTTGAATAATTATCGGATAAATCACGAAAAAGCAAAATCAAATTTGATTCAATCAAAATACGAGTTTTACTTTAGAAAAATAGTGTTGGATTACTATATTGTCAAGTGA
- the kwaA gene encoding anti-phage protein KwaA: protein MKKIQLYVISLWLLFFLVAVKEFVFISWQPSFTFEGFLTFLKPNIIALTAISFSLLGLFFYARFEYFLKGATKLPKKITKIEDQSYEHLTFLTTYIIPFLRVKLEGKDLVVTILLLIIIGAIFIKTNLFYKNPTLALLGYKLYKVDTEKNTGLIFISKENLKLGDSVHHIFLSDNVYFVKL, encoded by the coding sequence ATGAAAAAAATACAATTATATGTTATTTCCCTTTGGCTACTATTTTTTTTAGTTGCTGTGAAAGAATTTGTCTTTATTTCATGGCAACCATCTTTTACATTTGAAGGATTCCTAACCTTTTTAAAGCCAAATATTATTGCATTAACTGCAATTAGTTTTTCATTACTTGGATTATTCTTTTATGCACGATTTGAATATTTTTTGAAAGGGGCTACTAAATTACCAAAAAAAATCACAAAAATAGAAGACCAAAGCTATGAACATTTGACATTTCTAACTACCTACATTATACCCTTTTTAAGAGTAAAATTGGAGGGCAAAGATTTAGTCGTAACCATACTCCTTCTTATTATAATTGGTGCAATTTTTATTAAAACAAATCTATTTTATAAAAACCCAACTTTGGCTTTATTAGGTTACAAACTTTATAAAGTAGATACAGAAAAAAACACCGGACTAATTTTTATTTCAAAAGAAAATCTAAAATTAGGTGATAGTGTCCACCATATTTTTTTAAGTGATAATGTATATTTCGTAAAACTATGA
- the kwaB gene encoding anti-phage protein KwaB, with the protein MNREQLIARLNYFLNPENGIGAALYFVLHEDGETIIRFADIENNAKQELKERFLEYISDKFITNEDFHYQNISEADDRKNVVYKYDLDDRPNSLDILDDILLNENQPNFNFNQDNFVNLQGYLITIGNEGNKMALYKKHHPVNLLKRDRFLLIPSNQRLVKVQDDALAIDRSFDFMMLDGNLIVLKLNILERFFGFEDVIRNQAQNTIDLIEANQLIEDIGQINEIAQSITNARKLMRIRNSPVLNVSVINVINFIRNHPELTGKISFNLNETKLNLDTGVSKRLFLKLLNDDYLFSQLTELQYDSHAKDKLTEMENND; encoded by the coding sequence ATGAATAGAGAACAACTAATAGCAAGATTAAATTATTTTTTAAATCCTGAAAATGGTATTGGAGCAGCATTATATTTTGTGTTGCACGAAGACGGAGAGACAATTATTCGTTTTGCTGATATTGAAAATAATGCGAAGCAAGAACTCAAAGAAAGGTTTCTTGAATATATTTCTGATAAGTTCATAACTAATGAAGATTTTCATTATCAAAATATTAGTGAAGCGGATGACCGAAAAAATGTAGTATATAAGTATGATTTAGATGACAGACCTAATAGTCTTGATATACTTGATGATATTTTACTAAATGAAAACCAACCTAACTTCAATTTTAATCAAGACAATTTTGTAAATCTGCAAGGTTACTTAATAACTATTGGGAATGAGGGTAATAAGATGGCTCTCTATAAAAAGCACCACCCTGTAAATTTATTAAAAAGGGATAGGTTTTTACTAATTCCAAGTAATCAAAGATTAGTTAAGGTGCAAGATGATGCTTTAGCTATTGATAGAAGTTTTGATTTTATGATGCTTGATGGAAACTTAATTGTGCTAAAGCTCAATATACTTGAAAGATTTTTTGGGTTTGAAGATGTCATTAGGAATCAGGCCCAAAATACAATTGATTTAATAGAGGCTAATCAATTAATTGAAGACATAGGACAAATCAATGAAATTGCTCAAAGTATCACAAATGCGAGAAAATTAATGAGAATTCGTAATTCTCCAGTTTTAAATGTTTCAGTAATTAATGTTATTAATTTTATTAGAAATCATCCAGAATTAACAGGAAAAATTAGTTTTAATTTAAATGAAACGAAATTAAATCTTGATACGGGTGTTTCTAAAAGGCTATTTCTAAAGTTATTAAATGATGATTACTTATTCTCTCAATTAACTGAACTTCAATATGATAGTCACGCAAAAGACAAACTTACTGAAATGGAAAACAATGACTAA
- a CDS encoding IS110 family transposase: protein METNQSQTFVKMPVVNPNAAGIDIGSKFHVVALDGKNSEVKEFGVYTENLYEIAQYLKDNHIQTVAMEATGGYESPLVAILQAYDLKVVVTAGVNTKNFKGKKSDVQDSVRIQQLHSLGLLPSCFVPDNFSMELRSLVRLRRNLIENSSDYIRRTQKILRNANIRLDVALAHSTSQSSLRIIESIINGEMDGVKLAQLADKRCKKSKTEIAKALTGNIKATDIFQLKQCYRIYQNLLEELKLLDCEIEKLLKSEAQNNNIDLVCAKTNKRVDRNVPKYPVENYAYQIFDGINLDTIPGMGRDAILVFLSEIGNRIDSFQSAKSFSNYLRLTPNHRVTGGKIKSNHSQKNKSSMSVTLKRIALNVGKMKDNNPLTTFFNKIKSKVGTMKAITATANKMARIIWTLFKKNEEFNFSKLQQKPINKTKVLEQMKKKISNLNLEKSELSIFLQSITT, encoded by the coding sequence ATGGAAACAAATCAAAGTCAAACTTTCGTTAAAATGCCCGTTGTAAATCCTAATGCCGCTGGGATTGATATTGGCAGTAAATTTCATGTGGTTGCTTTAGATGGCAAAAATAGTGAGGTGAAGGAATTCGGTGTATATACCGAGAATCTTTACGAAATTGCTCAATATTTAAAAGACAATCATATTCAAACTGTTGCTATGGAAGCTACTGGCGGATACGAAAGCCCTTTAGTTGCCATATTGCAGGCATACGATTTAAAAGTTGTGGTTACTGCTGGAGTAAATACGAAGAATTTCAAAGGTAAAAAGTCTGATGTTCAGGATTCAGTTAGAATTCAACAGTTACATTCTCTTGGCTTATTACCTTCATGTTTTGTTCCAGATAATTTTTCTATGGAATTGCGTTCATTGGTTAGATTGAGAAGAAACCTAATAGAAAATTCATCTGATTACATTCGCAGAACACAAAAAATACTTAGAAATGCCAATATTAGATTAGATGTGGCTCTGGCACATTCAACCTCTCAATCAAGTTTGCGTATTATTGAGTCCATTATAAATGGTGAAATGGATGGAGTCAAACTAGCTCAATTGGCTGATAAAAGATGTAAAAAAAGTAAAACAGAAATTGCGAAGGCTCTTACTGGCAATATTAAAGCAACCGACATATTTCAATTAAAACAGTGTTATCGAATTTATCAAAATTTGTTAGAGGAGTTAAAACTATTGGATTGTGAAATTGAAAAGCTACTTAAAAGTGAGGCACAAAACAACAATATTGATTTGGTATGTGCAAAAACAAATAAAAGAGTTGATAGAAATGTCCCTAAATATCCAGTTGAAAACTATGCCTATCAAATATTTGATGGCATTAATCTGGATACTATACCAGGGATGGGACGAGATGCTATTTTAGTGTTTTTATCAGAAATAGGTAACAGGATTGATTCTTTTCAATCAGCAAAAAGTTTTTCAAATTATTTAAGACTCACACCAAATCACCGAGTTACTGGAGGAAAAATAAAGTCAAATCACTCACAGAAAAACAAGTCATCTATGAGTGTAACTTTAAAAAGAATTGCATTAAATGTCGGTAAAATGAAAGATAATAATCCTCTAACTACCTTTTTTAATAAGATTAAAAGCAAAGTTGGTACGATGAAGGCTATTACTGCAACTGCTAATAAAATGGCACGAATAATATGGACTCTGTTTAAGAAAAATGAAGAATTCAATTTCTCGAAATTACAACAGAAACCTATTAATAAAACCAAAGTATTGGAGCAAATGAAAAAAAAGATTTCAAATTTGAACTTAGAAAAGTCCGAATTAAGTATTTTTTTGCAAAGTATAACTACCTAA
- a CDS encoding IS3 family transposase, protein MSLLCSLFGFSRQAWYAAIKQKEKVSFEFDAVLAEILAIRKRIPGIGTAKLYELLKPFLSSHFIKMGRDKIHYLLKKEGLLVKKKGRRVVTTNSDHCLKKYPNLVKDIIPTETETLWVSDMTYLSCGRGFAYLSLIMDAFSRKIVGWSIQKKLDAKGPVLALKMALKSRTKATQLIHHSDRGVQYCSWVYVDLLRDSNVEISMCSSAEPNENSMAERLNRTLKEDFNVKGFISFCEASEVIERVIKTYNDYRPHASLDYRTPKQAHQSIGSQRLRWYPYKKIRFSNVIRKPVNTA, encoded by the coding sequence ATGAGTTTGCTCTGTTCATTGTTTGGGTTTAGTCGTCAGGCTTGGTATGCGGCTATCAAGCAGAAAGAAAAGGTTTCGTTTGAATTTGATGCAGTTTTGGCTGAAATATTAGCTATTCGCAAGCGAATACCAGGTATTGGTACGGCTAAATTGTATGAACTTTTAAAGCCTTTTTTGTCTTCCCATTTCATTAAAATGGGTCGCGATAAGATACATTATTTACTAAAAAAAGAGGGTTTATTGGTCAAAAAGAAAGGTCGTAGAGTGGTTACAACCAATTCTGACCATTGCTTGAAAAAGTATCCAAATTTAGTGAAAGATATTATTCCAACAGAAACTGAAACGTTGTGGGTGTCCGACATGACTTATCTTTCGTGTGGTCGTGGCTTTGCTTATTTATCATTGATTATGGATGCTTTTTCTCGAAAGATTGTTGGCTGGTCTATACAAAAAAAGTTGGATGCCAAAGGGCCTGTTTTAGCTCTAAAAATGGCATTAAAATCCCGCACTAAAGCCACACAATTAATACACCATTCGGACAGAGGTGTACAGTACTGCTCATGGGTATATGTGGATTTATTGAGGGATTCAAATGTGGAAATTAGTATGTGTTCATCGGCCGAACCCAATGAAAATTCGATGGCTGAACGCCTGAATCGTACTTTAAAAGAGGATTTTAATGTGAAGGGATTTATTTCTTTTTGTGAGGCTTCGGAGGTAATTGAGCGAGTAATCAAGACTTATAATGATTACCGCCCGCATGCTTCATTAGATTACAGAACACCTAAGCAGGCTCATCAATCTATTGGTAGTCAAAGACTTAGGTGGTATCCGTATAAAAAAATAAGGTTTTCTAATGTGATTAGAAAACCTGTAAATACGGCTTAA
- a CDS encoding ATP-binding protein gives MEKLFSFQDNLLRNVKSDYKRYLYDAISFSERMIAIKGIRGVGKTTLLLQYLKTQNLNKSLYVTADHPWFYTKNLLDTAEEWHKLGGRLLIIDEVHKYKNWSSEMKNIYDGFPDMQIIFTASSALDIYRGEADLSRRVLSYSLHGLSFREYLIINKIAHCKTYSLSDILENHRAIAAEIMEQIASPLGHFKSYLRHGYLPFGTVKGNEQDYLTRVFQIIDACLAYDLAFINDYSAEHQSKIKKLLGILSETVPYIPNILELATQLQIGRNTLLMLLQHLEQAALINLINKTGKGFSALQKPDKITLENTNFCYALSNVPDEGSMRETFFVNQLRNAGRNVEVSDTADYIIDGKITVEIGGKSKKKKQIKAIDDAFVIKDNIETGIGNVVPLWLFGFLY, from the coding sequence ATGGAAAAACTATTTTCATTTCAAGACAATTTACTCCGTAATGTAAAGTCAGATTACAAAAGGTATCTTTATGATGCTATCTCTTTTAGTGAGCGTATGATTGCCATTAAAGGGATAAGAGGGGTTGGGAAAACAACCCTACTTTTGCAATATTTGAAAACCCAAAACCTCAATAAATCACTGTATGTTACGGCCGACCATCCATGGTTTTATACAAAAAATCTATTGGACACTGCTGAAGAATGGCACAAATTGGGAGGCCGACTTCTGATAATTGATGAAGTACATAAATATAAAAACTGGTCATCGGAGATGAAAAATATCTATGATGGTTTTCCTGATATGCAAATAATTTTTACAGCATCATCAGCATTAGATATTTATCGAGGAGAAGCTGATCTAAGTCGCAGAGTACTTTCTTACTCATTACATGGATTGTCATTTCGAGAGTACTTGATAATTAACAAAATAGCCCATTGCAAAACATACTCACTGAGCGATATATTAGAGAACCATCGGGCCATTGCTGCTGAAATAATGGAGCAAATCGCATCTCCACTTGGACATTTTAAGTCATATTTGCGTCACGGATATTTACCATTTGGTACTGTAAAAGGAAACGAACAAGACTATTTGACAAGAGTTTTTCAGATAATTGATGCGTGTTTAGCTTATGATTTGGCTTTTATTAATGATTACTCGGCCGAACACCAATCAAAAATTAAAAAATTATTGGGAATTTTATCAGAAACGGTTCCGTATATCCCTAATATTTTGGAATTAGCCACTCAACTTCAAATTGGCAGAAACACTCTTTTAATGCTTTTACAGCATCTGGAGCAGGCCGCATTGATAAATTTAATCAATAAAACAGGAAAGGGCTTTTCAGCACTTCAAAAACCCGACAAGATTACCTTAGAAAATACCAACTTCTGTTATGCACTAAGTAATGTACCAGATGAAGGCTCAATGCGAGAGACCTTTTTTGTAAATCAACTTAGAAATGCAGGTAGAAATGTTGAAGTATCTGATACGGCAGATTATATAATTGATGGCAAAATAACGGTGGAAATTGGTGGAAAAAGTAAGAAAAAGAAACAAATAAAGGCTATTGATGATGCCTTTGTTATAAAAGATAATATCGAAACAGGAATTGGAAATGTGGTTCCGCTCTGGCTTTTTGGCTTTTTATATTAA
- a CDS encoding outer membrane beta-barrel protein, with translation MSIIRVRLCQKNIYWRAKCRLNERSIFYRKIKGSLFENAVSVNSKGWVYSINYQITPTFSTQFNLSYLSARNTAQGEDSRFYQPNFSIKKSFLENKLSVSAQWQNAALGNMKVNEQRITTLGSNLYTTTNYIQERNILLLNLAYSFNKSDKKTKLPSSEFGEKEF, from the coding sequence ATGAGCATTATACGGGTTCGTTTATGCCAAAAGAATATTTATTGGAGGGCAAAATGTAGGTTGAACGAACGAAGTATTTTTTATCGAAAAATCAAAGGTTCATTATTTGAAAATGCCGTTTCGGTTAATAGTAAAGGTTGGGTTTATTCTATTAATTATCAAATTACGCCGACATTTAGTACGCAATTTAATCTTTCATATCTTTCGGCAAGAAATACCGCTCAGGGTGAAGATTCACGATTTTATCAACCAAATTTTTCTATCAAAAAGTCTTTCTTAGAAAATAAATTGTCAGTTTCTGCACAATGGCAAAATGCAGCTTTAGGAAATATGAAAGTAAACGAACAAAGAATTACGACTTTGGGCTCAAATCTTTATACAACAACAAACTACATTCAAGAACGTAATATCTTATTGCTTAATCTCGCTTACAGTTTCAATAAATCAGATAAAAAGACCAAACTGCCTTCAAGTGAGTTTGGCGAAAAAGAGTTTTAA
- a CDS encoding L-ribulose-5-phosphate 4-epimerase gives MNTFKSLKEECFEANMMLPKLGLVLFTFGNVSAVDRNKAIFAIKPSGVPYEQLKPEDIVIMDYEAKVVEGKMRPSSDTKTHAQLYKNWEDIGGITHTHSTYAVAWAQAGLDIPIFGTTHADHTHQDIPCASVLTDAMIQGDYEFETGNQIFDCFAEKNLSHKEVEMVLLQNHGPFTWGKNAEKSVYNAAVLEEIARIAMLTLQINPNTPRIKDTLRMKHYDRKHGKNAYYGQGC, from the coding sequence ATGAATACATTTAAATCATTAAAAGAAGAATGTTTCGAAGCTAATATGATGCTTCCAAAATTAGGCTTAGTGCTTTTTACCTTTGGGAATGTCAGTGCCGTTGATAGAAACAAAGCAATATTTGCTATTAAACCTAGTGGTGTTCCTTATGAACAACTCAAGCCCGAAGACATCGTAATCATGGATTATGAAGCGAAAGTTGTGGAAGGAAAAATGCGACCATCTTCAGATACAAAAACGCACGCACAACTTTATAAAAACTGGGAAGATATCGGAGGAATTACGCATACGCATAGCACTTACGCCGTGGCTTGGGCACAAGCGGGTTTAGATATTCCAATTTTTGGGACAACCCACGCCGACCACACGCACCAAGATATTCCCTGTGCTTCAGTACTGACTGATGCGATGATTCAAGGTGATTATGAATTTGAAACAGGAAATCAAATTTTCGATTGTTTTGCCGAAAAAAATCTATCACATAAAGAAGTAGAAATGGTTTTACTGCAAAATCATGGGCCATTTACTTGGGGGAAAAATGCTGAAAAATCGGTATATAATGCGGCGGTTCTAGAGGAAATTGCCCGAATAGCAATGCTAACACTTCAAATAAATCCGAATACGCCAAGAATTAAGGATACTTTACGAATGAAACATTACGATCGTAAGCACGGCAAAAATGCTTATTATGGACAAGGATGTTAA
- a CDS encoding ATP-binding protein has product MYIPRNIESSILNLISKFPIISLTGPRQSGKTTLLKNMFPEYQYVSLDYIDNRAFAENDPRGFLEKYDRYVIIDEAQRVPQIFNYLQGKVDNDQIMGQYIISGSQNFLLLQNITQSLAGRVAILRLLPFDFTELNQQQLLDGNYLTHCFKGFYPSIYDRKIESPFYYDSYIESYVERDIRTIINVKDLSQFRLFLKLCAGRIGQLLNLNAVASECGISSNTARAWLSILETSYIAFTLPPYFQNISKRLVKAPKLYFWDTGLLSFLLDIRHQEQLENHYLRGNIFENLVIAEMLKTNYHRLHQRNFYFYRDSNQNEIDLMIQNVTKFDLVEIKSSKTINSEFFKGIQNFEKHSPQLIQNKYLIYGGDDAYNRQNVNVKGWQLSPKILE; this is encoded by the coding sequence ATGTATATTCCAAGAAATATTGAAAGCTCGATTTTGAACTTAATCTCAAAATTTCCAATCATTTCTCTAACCGGACCAAGGCAATCTGGCAAGACTACTTTATTGAAAAATATGTTCCCTGAGTATCAGTATGTGTCATTAGATTATATTGATAATAGAGCGTTTGCCGAGAATGACCCAAGAGGTTTTTTGGAGAAATATGATAGGTATGTGATCATTGATGAAGCACAAAGAGTGCCCCAAATTTTTAATTACCTACAAGGCAAAGTAGATAATGACCAAATTATGGGGCAATACATCATTTCAGGTTCACAAAATTTCTTATTGCTACAAAATATAACTCAAAGTCTTGCTGGGAGAGTTGCAATATTACGCTTATTACCCTTCGACTTTACAGAATTAAACCAACAGCAGCTACTCGATGGCAATTATCTAACTCATTGTTTTAAAGGCTTTTATCCGAGCATTTACGATAGAAAAATAGAATCTCCATTCTATTATGATAGCTACATTGAAAGTTATGTGGAGCGAGATATTCGAACCATTATCAATGTAAAGGATTTGTCACAATTCAGATTATTTCTGAAATTATGTGCAGGAAGAATCGGCCAGCTTTTAAACCTAAATGCAGTAGCTAGTGAGTGCGGAATTTCATCAAATACCGCACGTGCTTGGCTGAGCATCTTAGAAACTTCATACATTGCCTTTACTTTACCCCCATACTTTCAGAATATTAGTAAAAGGCTAGTAAAAGCACCTAAATTATACTTTTGGGATACGGGTTTGCTTTCTTTTTTATTAGATATTAGGCATCAAGAGCAATTAGAAAATCATTACTTAAGAGGTAATATTTTTGAAAATTTGGTCATTGCCGAAATGCTCAAAACAAATTATCACCGCCTACACCAGCGAAATTTTTATTTTTATCGAGATTCCAATCAAAATGAAATAGACTTGATGATACAAAATGTAACCAAGTTTGACCTTGTTGAAATTAAATCTAGCAAGACTATTAATAGTGAATTTTTCAAAGGAATTCAAAACTTTGAAAAACACTCACCCCAATTAATTCAAAATAAATATTTGATTTATGGTGGTGATGATGCTTATAATCGACAAAACGTAAATGTAAAAGGCTGGCAATTAAGCCCAAAAATCTTGGAATAA